In Allomuricauda ruestringensis DSM 13258, the following proteins share a genomic window:
- the uvrC gene encoding excinuclease ABC subunit UvrC, whose translation MSKSTSLEVQLSSLPNNPGVYQFYDVDGKILYVGKAKNLKKRVSSYFNKKQEYGKTRVLVRKIHSIKHIVVPTESDALLLENNLIKKLLPRYNVLLKDDKSYPWICIKNERFPRVFSTRKLIKDGSEYFGPYTSMKTVRTLLDLVKSLYPLRTCNYDLSEEKIEAGKYKVCLDYHLGNCLGPCEGLQSEKEYHDQIEDIRQIIKGNLKNSIQTFKQQMKDFAEKMEFEKAQRVKDKIEVLENYQAKSTVVNPKINNVDVFSIISDETHAYVNFLQISHGAIIRSHTLEIKKKLDETDEELLQLGITEIRQRFNSKSKEIYLPFPVTVDDDLKMILPKLGDKRRILDLSERNARFYRQDRLKQIKITDPDRHTKRIMTQMKSDLRLSEEPRHIECFDNSNIQGSNPVAACVVFKDGKPSKKEYRHFNIKTVEGPDDFASMEEVVFRRYKRLLDEEEPLPQLIVIDGGKGQLSSALKSLEVLGLRGKIAIIGIAKRLEEIYFPDDPVPLYLDKRSESLKIIQQLRNEAHRFGITHHRNKRSKGAISSELVNIDGIGEKTAQQLLKSFKSVKRIKEASLETLTASVGASKAKKIYKTFHK comes from the coding sequence ATGTCCAAATCAACATCTTTAGAAGTACAGTTAAGTTCGCTACCCAATAATCCTGGAGTTTATCAATTTTATGATGTCGATGGAAAAATTTTATATGTGGGCAAGGCCAAAAACCTTAAAAAACGGGTTTCCTCTTATTTCAATAAAAAACAAGAGTATGGCAAAACTAGGGTACTGGTAAGGAAGATTCATTCCATTAAACATATTGTGGTGCCTACGGAGTCGGATGCTCTTTTATTGGAAAACAATCTCATTAAAAAACTACTGCCCAGGTACAACGTTTTGCTCAAGGACGATAAATCGTATCCTTGGATCTGTATTAAAAATGAAAGGTTCCCCAGAGTATTTTCCACACGAAAACTGATTAAGGACGGTTCCGAATACTTTGGCCCCTATACCAGTATGAAAACGGTGAGGACGCTCCTGGATCTGGTAAAAAGCCTGTACCCATTGCGTACCTGCAACTACGACCTTTCCGAAGAGAAGATTGAAGCAGGAAAATACAAGGTGTGCTTGGACTATCATTTGGGCAATTGTTTGGGGCCTTGCGAGGGACTTCAAAGCGAAAAAGAGTATCATGACCAGATAGAAGATATTAGGCAAATCATAAAAGGAAACTTAAAAAACTCCATACAGACCTTTAAACAACAAATGAAGGATTTTGCTGAAAAAATGGAGTTTGAAAAGGCGCAGCGTGTGAAGGACAAGATTGAAGTTCTGGAAAATTATCAGGCCAAATCTACCGTAGTGAACCCAAAAATCAACAATGTGGATGTGTTTTCGATTATTTCTGATGAAACCCACGCCTATGTAAATTTTTTACAGATTTCCCACGGGGCCATAATTAGGTCGCATACTTTGGAAATAAAGAAAAAGCTTGATGAAACCGATGAAGAATTGCTTCAACTGGGCATCACCGAGATCAGACAGCGGTTCAATTCAAAATCAAAGGAAATATATCTACCTTTTCCGGTTACGGTGGATGATGATTTAAAGATGATCTTGCCCAAATTGGGCGATAAGCGTAGAATTTTAGACCTGTCCGAACGTAATGCGAGGTTTTATAGGCAGGATAGGCTAAAGCAAATCAAGATTACCGATCCAGACCGCCATACTAAACGGATCATGACACAAATGAAGTCGGATTTACGGCTTTCGGAGGAGCCACGACATATTGAGTGTTTTGATAATTCCAACATACAAGGCAGTAATCCGGTGGCAGCTTGTGTTGTTTTCAAAGATGGTAAGCCTTCCAAAAAAGAGTACCGGCACTTCAATATAAAAACGGTGGAGGGACCGGATGATTTTGCCAGTATGGAGGAGGTGGTGTTTAGGCGATACAAAAGATTGCTCGATGAAGAAGAACCCCTGCCCCAACTTATTGTGATTGATGGAGGAAAAGGGCAATTATCGTCAGCGTTAAAGAGTTTGGAAGTTTTGGGGCTACGTGGAAAAATTGCCATTATTGGCATTGCCAAGCGTTTGGAAGAAATCTATTTTCCGGATGACCCGGTACCGTTGTATTTGGACAAAAGGTCGGAAAGTTTAAAAATAATCCAACAGCTCCGAAACGAAGCCCACCGCTTTGGGATTACCCATCACCGGAACAAAAGGAGCAAGGGTGCAATTAGTTCAGAATTGGTTAATATTGATGGGATAGGAGAAAAAACCGCCCAGCAACTATTAAAAAGCTTTAAATCGGTAAAACGAATCAAAGAAGCGTCCCTGGAAACTTTAACGGCCTCCGTTGGGGCGTCCAAGGCAAAGAAAATTTATAAAACTTTTCATAAGTAA
- a CDS encoding lipoprotein signal peptidase, which translates to MNLKKSLIIIILILLVDQISKIYIKTNFILGEANEVFSWFKILFIENEGAAWGTKLSDLLPISEPAGKLILTIFRIFAVFGIGYWLWDIIRKQSPKTLILAVSLIFAGAVGNIIDSVFYGLIFDHSNGQVATLFAEEPYGSLFHGKVVDMLYFPLVDTTWPDWVPSWGGQRFRFFEPVFNIADTAISTGVGILIVFNKKAFPKEEDKKEAAADQNV; encoded by the coding sequence ATGAATTTAAAGAAGTCCCTTATTATCATCATTCTGATCCTATTGGTGGACCAGATCAGTAAAATCTATATCAAAACCAATTTTATATTGGGTGAGGCGAATGAGGTTTTCAGTTGGTTCAAAATACTTTTTATTGAGAATGAAGGCGCTGCTTGGGGTACAAAATTGAGTGATTTGCTGCCCATATCCGAACCAGCAGGAAAATTGATATTGACCATATTTCGAATTTTTGCCGTTTTTGGAATCGGATACTGGCTGTGGGACATTATTAGAAAACAATCACCCAAAACTTTGATTTTGGCGGTTTCCTTGATTTTTGCAGGAGCTGTGGGGAATATTATCGACTCGGTTTTCTACGGGCTTATTTTTGACCACAGTAACGGACAAGTTGCTACACTTTTTGCGGAAGAGCCTTACGGAAGTTTGTTTCATGGCAAGGTGGTGGACATGTTGTACTTTCCTTTGGTGGATACCACTTGGCCAGATTGGGTTCCCTCTTGGGGAGGTCAACGTTTTCGTTTTTTTGAGCCTGTGTTCAACATTGCCGATACCGCAATAAGTACAGGGGTGGGAATTTTGATCGTATTCAACAAAAAAGCATTTCCAAAGGAGGAAGATAAGAAAGAGGCCGCTGCCGATCAGAATGTATAA
- a CDS encoding 5-formyltetrahydrofolate cyclo-ligase, with amino-acid sequence MLKRELRKKYKNLRAAITSAKASDLSLVLANNILQIPIWDFFYYHIFLSIEEKSEVDTLPLITLLQGKDKNVVVPKVVSSNSMENYLLTDNTAFKKSAWGVPEPMDGIEVPENKIDVVFVPLLAFDALGNRVGYGKGFYDTFLNKCRKETIKIGLSFFEAESEQITDVHENDVKLDYCVTPKKVYTF; translated from the coding sequence ATGTTGAAACGTGAACTTAGAAAAAAATACAAAAATCTGAGAGCAGCTATTACTTCTGCAAAAGCCTCAGATTTAAGTTTGGTGTTAGCCAACAATATACTCCAAATCCCTATCTGGGATTTTTTTTATTACCATATATTCCTAAGCATTGAGGAAAAAAGCGAAGTGGACACTTTGCCCTTGATAACACTTCTCCAAGGAAAGGATAAAAACGTGGTGGTTCCCAAAGTGGTAAGCAGCAATTCCATGGAAAATTATTTGCTCACCGATAATACTGCCTTTAAGAAAAGTGCTTGGGGCGTACCCGAACCTATGGATGGCATTGAAGTCCCTGAAAACAAAATTGATGTAGTTTTTGTACCATTACTGGCTTTTGATGCCTTGGGCAACCGGGTTGGATACGGAAAGGGCTTTTACGATACCTTTTTGAACAAATGCCGCAAGGAAACCATAAAAATTGGCTTATCGTTTTTTGAAGCTGAAAGCGAACAAATTACCGATGTCCATGAAAACGACGTAAAATTGGACTACTGCGTTACCCCAAAAAAGGTTTATACATTCTGA